One genomic segment of Stigmatopora argus isolate UIUO_Sarg chromosome 3, RoL_Sarg_1.0, whole genome shotgun sequence includes these proteins:
- the dkk3b gene encoding dickkopf-related protein 3b isoform X1 has product MSTRSLVSVTFRLCLLWAAFGILSSRAMIIPEDRDPKFYSLNDMFREVEELMEDTQHILDDAVDQITTESARSLENQRQGITIQLDKENNGTMREEKTSFSRVEISGEWNSVYHQCMVDEDCGELNYCLYGTDSSKCLPCIPADMPCTKNEECCSSQMCVWGQCTVNATEGTEGTICQNQNDCKLDLCCAFQRELLFPVCNPKPAKGEACLNQPNLLMDMLAWDHEGPRDYCPCAGNLQCQTHGRGSICAQEQQRSSN; this is encoded by the exons ATGTCCACCCGTAGTTTAGTCTCTGTTACTTTCCGTCTATGTTTGTTGTGGGCGGCTTTCGGAATTTTGTCGAGCCGCGCAATGATCATTCCGGAGGACCGGGACCCGAAGTTCTACAGTTTGAACGACATGTTCCGTGAAGTGGAGGAGTTGATGGAAGACACCCAACATATACTGGATGATGCAGTCGACCAG ATAACAACGGAGAGTGCGAGGTCACTGGAAAATCAGCGTCAGGGGATAACCATTCAACTTGACAAG gaaaataatggcacaatgagggaggaaaaaacatcttttagcCGGGTGGAGATCTCAGGCGAGTGGAACAGTGTCTATCAT CAGTGCATGGTGGACGAGGACTGCGGAGAACTGAACTATTGTCTGTATGGCACTGACAGCTCCAAGTGTCTCCCCTGCATACCAGCTGATATG CCCTGCACAAAGAATGAAGAGTGTTGCTCAAGtcagatgtgtgtttggggCCAGTGTACAGTGAATGCCACTGAGGGAACAGAAGGAACAATCTGTCAGAATCAGAATGACTGCAAACTGGACCTCTGCTGTGCCTTCCAACGAG AGCTTTTATTTCCTGTCTGCAACCCCAAACCAGCAAAGGGGGAGGCCTGCCTAAACCAACCAAATCTTTTAATGGACATGCTCGCCTGGGACCATGAGGGTCCTCGTGACTACTGTCCATGTGCAGGTAACCTGCAGTGCCAGACTCATGG ACGTGGATCCATTTGTGCACAGGAGCAACAAAGAAGCAGTAATTAA
- the dkk3b gene encoding dickkopf-related protein 3b isoform X2, with translation MSTRSLVSVTFRLCLLWAAFGILSSRAMIIPEDRDPKFYSLNDMFREVEELMEDTQHILDDAVDQITTESARSLENQRQGITIQLDKENNGTMREEKTSFSRVEISGEWNSVYHCMVDEDCGELNYCLYGTDSSKCLPCIPADMPCTKNEECCSSQMCVWGQCTVNATEGTEGTICQNQNDCKLDLCCAFQRELLFPVCNPKPAKGEACLNQPNLLMDMLAWDHEGPRDYCPCAGNLQCQTHGRGSICAQEQQRSSN, from the exons ATGTCCACCCGTAGTTTAGTCTCTGTTACTTTCCGTCTATGTTTGTTGTGGGCGGCTTTCGGAATTTTGTCGAGCCGCGCAATGATCATTCCGGAGGACCGGGACCCGAAGTTCTACAGTTTGAACGACATGTTCCGTGAAGTGGAGGAGTTGATGGAAGACACCCAACATATACTGGATGATGCAGTCGACCAG ATAACAACGGAGAGTGCGAGGTCACTGGAAAATCAGCGTCAGGGGATAACCATTCAACTTGACAAG gaaaataatggcacaatgagggaggaaaaaacatcttttagcCGGGTGGAGATCTCAGGCGAGTGGAACAGTGTCTATCAT TGCATGGTGGACGAGGACTGCGGAGAACTGAACTATTGTCTGTATGGCACTGACAGCTCCAAGTGTCTCCCCTGCATACCAGCTGATATG CCCTGCACAAAGAATGAAGAGTGTTGCTCAAGtcagatgtgtgtttggggCCAGTGTACAGTGAATGCCACTGAGGGAACAGAAGGAACAATCTGTCAGAATCAGAATGACTGCAAACTGGACCTCTGCTGTGCCTTCCAACGAG AGCTTTTATTTCCTGTCTGCAACCCCAAACCAGCAAAGGGGGAGGCCTGCCTAAACCAACCAAATCTTTTAATGGACATGCTCGCCTGGGACCATGAGGGTCCTCGTGACTACTGTCCATGTGCAGGTAACCTGCAGTGCCAGACTCATGG ACGTGGATCCATTTGTGCACAGGAGCAACAAAGAAGCAGTAATTAA